In one window of Nitrospira sp. DNA:
- a CDS encoding DsbA family oxidoreductase, with protein MTDRGFHIEVYSDVVCPWCYVGKRRLERALASFNADAQVIWRPFQLNPTMPKEGMDRTAYLEAKFGSLDAFRQLEEHVLAAGASEGIAFAFEKITRTPNTFAAHRLIWLGEREGCQNAVMESLFRGYFEEGADIGSVPVLVRLAARAGLSAEFVEGVLRSDEGTTEVKAEEAAGHKLGIRGVPYFVINGTYAISGAQPVEVFVSALKRVAADRAGRKAGV; from the coding sequence ATGACGGATCGCGGATTCCACATCGAGGTGTATTCGGATGTGGTGTGCCCCTGGTGCTACGTCGGGAAGCGGCGGCTGGAGCGGGCGCTCGCTTCGTTTAACGCAGATGCGCAGGTGATCTGGCGGCCGTTTCAGCTCAATCCGACGATGCCGAAGGAGGGCATGGATCGCACGGCCTATCTGGAAGCGAAGTTCGGGAGTCTGGACGCCTTCCGGCAGCTGGAAGAACATGTGCTGGCTGCCGGCGCGTCTGAGGGGATTGCCTTCGCCTTTGAAAAGATCACACGGACGCCGAACACATTTGCCGCGCACCGGTTGATATGGCTGGGTGAACGGGAAGGCTGCCAAAACGCGGTGATGGAGTCACTCTTTCGGGGCTACTTCGAGGAGGGAGCGGATATTGGATCGGTCCCCGTCCTCGTTCGCCTCGCGGCCCGTGCGGGATTGAGCGCGGAGTTCGTGGAAGGGGTTCTCCGGAGCGATGAAGGGACAACGGAGGTCAAGGCGGAAGAAGCGGCCGGCCACAAGCTCGGGATTCGGGGCGTGCCCTACTTCGTGATCAACGGGACCTACGCGATTTCCGGGGCGCAACCAGTGGAGGTCTTTGTGTCGGCGCTCAAGCGGGTGGCGGCGGACCGGGCGGGACGAAAGGCAGGTGTGTGA
- a CDS encoding pirin family protein yields MTAAKDILGIYQPGSTHMVGDGFPVRNLFPSNDLDREVSPFLMLDYAGPQYFAPTDHPRGVGEHPHRGFETVTIVYEGVLAHRDSAGNAGVIGPGDVQWMTAAAGIVHEEFHEQAFAKQGGRLHAIQLWVNLPRASKMSAPGYQTILNADIPAVALEGGRLRVIAGSCQGQKGPARTFTPVDLYDLELKAGQRTTLVWPEGHNASFFVLHGSASVNGSPAAGEAELIVCKRNGSQVTVEAREDSRILVMAGEPIDEPIARYGPFVMNEKQELVQAVHDYQAGKMGHLS; encoded by the coding sequence ATGACGGCGGCAAAGGACATTCTCGGCATCTATCAACCAGGCTCGACGCATATGGTCGGCGACGGATTTCCCGTGCGCAATCTGTTCCCGAGCAATGATCTCGATCGCGAGGTGAGTCCTTTTCTCATGCTGGACTATGCGGGGCCTCAGTACTTCGCGCCGACGGACCATCCTCGCGGCGTCGGTGAGCATCCGCATCGCGGCTTTGAAACGGTCACCATCGTGTACGAGGGCGTCCTGGCTCATCGCGATTCCGCCGGGAACGCCGGGGTGATCGGTCCGGGCGATGTGCAATGGATGACGGCGGCGGCCGGCATCGTTCATGAGGAGTTTCACGAGCAGGCATTTGCGAAGCAGGGCGGCCGGCTCCACGCCATTCAGTTGTGGGTGAATCTGCCGCGCGCGTCGAAAATGTCGGCGCCCGGCTACCAGACGATTCTGAACGCCGACATTCCGGCCGTGGCGCTCGAAGGCGGCCGGTTGCGTGTGATTGCCGGATCGTGTCAGGGCCAGAAGGGTCCCGCGCGGACCTTCACGCCGGTGGATCTCTACGATCTCGAATTGAAGGCGGGGCAGCGCACGACGCTGGTCTGGCCTGAAGGGCACAACGCCTCGTTCTTTGTCCTGCATGGCAGCGCCTCCGTGAACGGATCGCCAGCGGCCGGGGAAGCGGAGCTGATCGTCTGCAAGCGGAACGGATCGCAGGTCACGGTCGAGGCCCGAGAGGACAGCCGCATCTTGGTGATGGCCGGTGAACCCATCGATGAGCCGATTGCCCGCTATGGGCCCTTCGTCATGAACGAGAAGCAGGAGTTAGTGCAGGCGGTGCATGATTATCAGGCCGGCAAGATGGGGCACTTGTCATGA